A region of the Polynucleobacter asymbioticus genome:
AAAATACCTAAAATTGCTTAAAAAATAGGCAATTAATGGCCATGTACTCAAATTATTGGAGAAAGCGAGAGTTTCAACACAGGAAATTAGGGGGTTGTAGTTTTGGAAGAGTGCTTATGGTTAGCAAATATAGGTAGCAAATCAACAAAAATTGAGCAAAAAAATGGGCTCGGTAATCAGTAAAACCGTCTAAGCCTTTGAGTAATTGGGTGGGTTAAGAAATCTTGATGACATAGTCGCTATCGTTATAATTACTTTTTCCAACAGAGCTTAAGCGATGACCAAATACGTTTTTGTCACTGGTGGTGTGGTTTCTTCTTTAGGGAAAGGAATCGCAGCTGCCTCGCTTGCCGCGATTCTCGAATCCCGCGGCCTGAAAGTCACCCTCCTAAAATTAGACCCTTATATCAACGTTGACCCTGGGACTATGAGCCCACTTCAACACGGCGAAGTGTTCGTAACCGAAGATGGCGCTGAGACTGACTTAGATCTGGGGCATTACGAGCGCTTTGTTTCTGCAAAGATGCGCAAGAGCAACAACTTTACTACTGGCCAGATCTACGAATCTGTTATCAGCAAAGAGCGACGTGGTGAGTACCTCGGCAAAACAGTGCAGGTGATTCCCCATATTACGAATGAGATTCAAGCATTTGTAGAGCGTGGAGCAAAAGCCAGCCATGATGGCAATGCTGATATTGCTATCTGCGAAATCGGGGGCACAGTAGGTGACATCGAGTCTCTGCCATTCCTTGAGGCAGCACGCCAAATGAGTATTCGCCTACCAAGGCACAGCTGCGCTTTTGTGCACCTTACCTTGGTTCCTTACTTGAGTAGCGCAGGCGAATTAAAAACCAAGCCGACTCAACACTCCGTTCAGAAGCTACGTGAAATTGGCATCATGCCCACAGTTCTTTTGTGTCGTGCAGACCGTCCTATCCCAGAGGATGAGCGCTCAAAGATTTCGCTTTTCTCTAATGTACGCGAAGAGGCTGTCATCTCTGTATGGGATGTAGATACCATCTATAAGATTCCTGAGATGCTTCAAGCGCAGGGTATGGATGATCTAATTTGTCGTGAGTTAGATATTCAGGCTAAGCCTGCAGATTTATCTGTTTGGGCTAATCTTGTTTACGAGCTAGCCAATCCCCAGCATGAAGTCACCATTGGTATGGTTGGAAAGTATGTTGAGTTAACTGAATCCTATAAGTCTTTGATCGAAGCCTTGCGTCATGCAGGTATTCATAACCATACTCGCGTGAATATCAATTACATTGACTCTGAAGCGATCGAAAAAGATGGTGTTGATTGTCTTCAGAATTTAGATGCGATCTTAGTACCCGGTGGTTTTGGTAAGCGGGGCACCGAAGGTAAAATTGCCGCCATTCGTTATGCCCGCGAGAACAAAGTGCCTTACCTTGGTATCTGTTTAGGTATGCAGTTAGCTGTGATCGAGTTTGCCCGTCATGTCGCCAATATTACACAAGCCAATAGCACTGAGTTTGATCCAGAGACTGAAAGTCCAGTAGTCGCCTTGATTACTGAGTGGCTTGACCGCGAAGGTCGTGTTGAGAAGCGCACTAATGATTCCGATCTTGGCGGGACTATGCGTTTAGGTTCACAGCGATGCCCAGTTAAAGTGGGTACCTTGGCTCATGAGATCTATGGGCCTGAGGTAAATGAGCGTCACCGTCATCGCTATGAAGTAAATAATGTTTATGTGCCACGCCTTGAGAAGTCTGGTCTCATTATTTCCGCCAGAACACCGAACGAATCTTTGCCTGAAATGATGGAGTTGCCGAGCACTATGCACCCTTGGTTCTTTGGTGTGCAGTTCCATCCAGAGTTCACCTCGACTCCTCGTCATGGCCATCCATTATTTTCCGCTTTCATTAAGGCTTCATTAATGCATCAAGCTGCTGTTCAAAAGCAAGCAGCCTAGGAGATCGCAATGAGTGCATTTAAGTTATGTGGTTTCGATGTTGGTTTGGATCAACGCTTTTTTTTGATTGCGGGTCCATGCGTCATTGAATCTGAGCAATCGGCTTTAGATATTGCTGGTGAACTAAAAGAAATTACTTCTGCATTAGGCGTTCCATTTATCTACAAGTCTTCTTTTGATAAAGCCAACCGTTCCTCAGGTACTTCTTTCCGTGGTTTAGGGATGGAGAAGGGTCTTGAGATTTTGGCTCGCGTTAAAAGAGAAGTCGGTGTTCCAGTATTGACTGATATTCATGACATCAGTGAAATTGCGCCCGTATCCAAGGTGGTTGATGTGCTTCAGACGCCAGCATTCTTATGCAGACAGACTGATTTCATTCGAGCTTGTGCTCAGAGTGGTAAGCCCGTTAATTTTAAGAAGGGTCAATTCTTATCACCTCATGAAATGCTCAACGTGATTGATAAAGCACGTGCAGCCGCTTCTGAAATGAATCTGCCAGATCAGTTTATGGTTTGTGAGAGAGGCGCCTCTTTTGGTTACAACAATCTAGTTTCAGATATGCGTAGTTTGGCAATTCTTCGTGAAGCAAAGGCACCAGTTGTTTTTGATGCAACGCATTCAGTTCAGCTTCCTGGCGGACAGGGTAATGCAAGTGGTGGGCAGCGCGAGTTTGTTCCTGTATTAGCCCGTGCTGCAGTTGCAGTAGGTATTAGTGGCTTATTTATGGAGACGCATCCTGACCCAGCTAAAGCGCTTTCAGATGGCCCAAATGCTGTACCGCTAAATCGCATGAAAGAACTGCTGACTTCTTTAGTGGCAATTGATTCTGTCGTGAAGAAGCCCGGATCATTTTTAGAAGATAGCTTTAAGTAACACCCCAAATTCATTTTTACTTAGGAGAAGGTGCATGAGCGCCATTGTTGACATTATCGGTAGAGAAGTTTTAGATTCACGCGGCAACCCAACGGTGGAGTGTGATGTATTGCTCGAGTCTGGTGTTATGGGTCGCGCAGCAGTACCCTCAGGTGCATCAACAGGTTCACGTGAAGCCATTGAGCTTCGTGATGGCGATAAGGCACGTTACTTAGGTAAGGGCGTTCTTAAGGCTGTTCAGAACATCAATATCGAGATTGCTGAATCGATCTTGGGTCTAGATGCAAGTGAACAAGCATTTCTCGATCGCACTTTGATTGAGTTAGATGGAACGCACAATAAAGCACGCTTAGGTGCTAATGCTACCTTGGCCGTTTCTATGGCTGTGGCACGTGCAGCTGCTGAAGAGGCAGGCTTGCCTTTATATCGCTACTTCGGTGGATCAGGCGGGATGCAGCTACCTGTACCAATGATGAATATTGTTAACGGTGGAGCACATGCCAATAACAGCTTAGATATTCAAGAATTTATGGTGATGCCGGTTGGCGCCCAAAGCTTTCGTGAAGCCTTGCGTTGCGGTGCTGAAATCTTTCATGAATTAAAGAAAATTTTAGGCGCCCAAGGCATGCCAACTACGGTCGGTGACGAAGGTGGTTTTGCCCCAAACTTCAAGAGCAATCAAGAGTGTTTACAGACCATCATGAAGGCTATTGAGGGTGCAGGCTATCAAGCGGGTGAAGATGTCTTATTGGCTTTGGATTGTGCTGCGAGTGAGTTCTATAAGGATGGCAAGTACCACTTGTCAGGCGAAGGCTTGCAACTATCTTCAAGTGAATTCTCGGACTACCTTGGTAACTTAGCTGATCAATTCCCGATCGTATCTATTGAAGATGGAATGCACGAGAGTGATTGGGATGGATGGGCTGACATTACTCAAAAATTAGGCAAGAAGATTCAATTGGTTGGAGATGATCTATTTGTTACCAACACCCGCATTCTCAAAGAAGGTATCGAGAAGGGTATTGCTAACTCCATCCTTATTAAGATCAATCAAATTGGTACATTGACTGAAACTTTTGCTGCGATTGAAATGGCTAAGCGTGCTAACTACACCGCAGTAATTTCTCATCGCTCTGGTGAGACGGAAGACAGCACGATTGCTGATATTGCAGTTGGTACGAATGCTGGTCAGATTAAGACTGGCTCTTTGTCCCGCTCTGATCGCATTGCCAAGTACAACCAGTTATTGCGTATTGAAGAAGACTTGGGTGATGTTGCTACTTATCCAGGTAAATCTGTTTTCTACAACCTGAAGCGCTAACTGATAGTCCTTACTAGCCTATGCGTATCGTCATCTACTCCATGCTGCTATTGCTCATTGCAATACAGTACCCACTTTGGTTGGGTAAGGGTGGGTGGCTTAAGGTTTATGAGATGGAAAAGCAACTCGAGCTGCAGCAAGCTAAAAATAGCCTGCTCAGCTTACGCAATGCGAAGCTGACAGGTGACGTGAAGGACTTAAAAGAAGGAACTCGCGCAATTGAAGAACGGGCTCGTGTTGAGCACGGTATGCTAAAGGAGGGCGAGTTCTTTGTGCAAATTCTGCCAACCGAAAAATCAGCTAGCAATGCATCTGATGGCGAAAAGCCAGCAACTACTAAGCAATAAACAGTGCTTAATGTCCGCTTGATGGCGGCCTGGTTGCATCTGCAAGAAGATCTGTTTTGAAGACTTGCCTGCAATCTACTGCATCAAAGCGATACGCTTTAGCGCAAAAATCACACTCCGTTTCCACTGCTCCTTGCTCTGCAAGGATGCTTTCTACCTCTTCTTCGCCGAGCATTCTGAGGACATCTGCAACCTTAGCTCGCGAGCAACGACAAGCAAACCGAACAGGGCGGGGCGGGAAGCTGCGGACACCGCTTTCTGTTGATTCTTCTAAAAAGAGGCGTCTTAGGATGGTTTCTGGTGTCAGGGTCAGCAGCTCTTCATTGGTAATGGTTTCGCCAAGCGTTTGAATTCTGGTCCAGCCCTCGGCGGCAAGTTGAGGGTCAAGATGGGCATGACCGCCAGAATCTGGTAAGCGCTGTAAAAGTAACCCACCAACATGGGTGTCGTTTGATGATAACCAAATACGGGTATCCAATTGCTCAGAATTCTGCATGTATAGAGCGATAGCTTCAGCAGCACTGGTAACGGGCTTAATGACAGTCCCACGATGCTCTTGGAGAGCCACAATGCCCTGATAGGGTGGTTGACCAGGCTGTCGGTCAGAGGGATCCAGGGTAATAACTAGGCGGCCTGTATTGTTGGCGTCCAGTAGCTCACCCAAGCTTGCATTGGGATCAATACTGTCGGCGTCTACGGAAAGCTTTACGGTTGCCCGCATTGTCAGATCTGACTTGCATTCAACTACGAGAAGCTGAATAGGGCCTTTGCTTTGAGCCTGAATAATCAAGGTCCCATCAAATTTCAGGCTAGCGCTTAAGAGGGTGGCTGCACCCACAAAGTCGCCTAGGATCCGCCGTACTACCGGCGGGTCATTTCTACGCTCTAAAACGGCCTGCCAGGCGCTACTAATAGAAACAATTTCCCCGCGGACCGGGGCGCCATCACACATAAAGACAAGTAATTCATTCATAGGTGAAAGTATCCACTTTTTTATGAATTGGGGTGCTAAAACAAGAATTTCAAGCCCAACCTGAGATAATGTCGTTTATGCATATACGTACACGTTTCGCCCCTAGTCCAACGGGCTTTATTCACTTGGGCAATCTTCGCAGCGCTTTGTATCCATGGGCCTTTGCCCGTCATAACCAAGGCGATTTCATTTTGCGTATCGAGGATACCGATGTTGAACGTTCTACCCAAGAAGCGGTGGACGTCATTATTGAGGGTATGGCCTGGCTGGGTCTAGATTTAGATGAAGGCCCGATTTATCAAATGCAACGCATTGATCGTTATCGTGAAGTTGTTAAACAGATGTTGGATGCTGGTCTTGCTTACCCTTGCTAT
Encoded here:
- the kdsA gene encoding 3-deoxy-8-phosphooctulonate synthase — its product is MSAFKLCGFDVGLDQRFFLIAGPCVIESEQSALDIAGELKEITSALGVPFIYKSSFDKANRSSGTSFRGLGMEKGLEILARVKREVGVPVLTDIHDISEIAPVSKVVDVLQTPAFLCRQTDFIRACAQSGKPVNFKKGQFLSPHEMLNVIDKARAAASEMNLPDQFMVCERGASFGYNNLVSDMRSLAILREAKAPVVFDATHSVQLPGGQGNASGGQREFVPVLARAAVAVGISGLFMETHPDPAKALSDGPNAVPLNRMKELLTSLVAIDSVVKKPGSFLEDSFK
- the eno gene encoding phosphopyruvate hydratase produces the protein MSAIVDIIGREVLDSRGNPTVECDVLLESGVMGRAAVPSGASTGSREAIELRDGDKARYLGKGVLKAVQNINIEIAESILGLDASEQAFLDRTLIELDGTHNKARLGANATLAVSMAVARAAAEEAGLPLYRYFGGSGGMQLPVPMMNIVNGGAHANNSLDIQEFMVMPVGAQSFREALRCGAEIFHELKKILGAQGMPTTVGDEGGFAPNFKSNQECLQTIMKAIEGAGYQAGEDVLLALDCAASEFYKDGKYHLSGEGLQLSSSEFSDYLGNLADQFPIVSIEDGMHESDWDGWADITQKLGKKIQLVGDDLFVTNTRILKEGIEKGIANSILIKINQIGTLTETFAAIEMAKRANYTAVISHRSGETEDSTIADIAVGTNAGQIKTGSLSRSDRIAKYNQLLRIEEDLGDVATYPGKSVFYNLKR
- a CDS encoding CTP synthase, with translation MTKYVFVTGGVVSSLGKGIAAASLAAILESRGLKVTLLKLDPYINVDPGTMSPLQHGEVFVTEDGAETDLDLGHYERFVSAKMRKSNNFTTGQIYESVISKERRGEYLGKTVQVIPHITNEIQAFVERGAKASHDGNADIAICEIGGTVGDIESLPFLEAARQMSIRLPRHSCAFVHLTLVPYLSSAGELKTKPTQHSVQKLREIGIMPTVLLCRADRPIPEDERSKISLFSNVREEAVISVWDVDTIYKIPEMLQAQGMDDLICRELDIQAKPADLSVWANLVYELANPQHEVTIGMVGKYVELTESYKSLIEALRHAGIHNHTRVNINYIDSEAIEKDGVDCLQNLDAILVPGGFGKRGTEGKIAAIRYARENKVPYLGICLGMQLAVIEFARHVANITQANSTEFDPETESPVVALITEWLDREGRVEKRTNDSDLGGTMRLGSQRCPVKVGTLAHEIYGPEVNERHRHRYEVNNVYVPRLEKSGLIISARTPNESLPEMMELPSTMHPWFFGVQFHPEFTSTPRHGHPLFSAFIKASLMHQAAVQKQAA
- the ftsB gene encoding cell division protein FtsB gives rise to the protein MRIVIYSMLLLLIAIQYPLWLGKGGWLKVYEMEKQLELQQAKNSLLSLRNAKLTGDVKDLKEGTRAIEERARVEHGMLKEGEFFVQILPTEKSASNASDGEKPATTKQ
- a CDS encoding Hsp33 family molecular chaperone HslO; the protein is MNELLVFMCDGAPVRGEIVSISSAWQAVLERRNDPPVVRRILGDFVGAATLLSASLKFDGTLIIQAQSKGPIQLLVVECKSDLTMRATVKLSVDADSIDPNASLGELLDANNTGRLVITLDPSDRQPGQPPYQGIVALQEHRGTVIKPVTSAAEAIALYMQNSEQLDTRIWLSSNDTHVGGLLLQRLPDSGGHAHLDPQLAAEGWTRIQTLGETITNEELLTLTPETILRRLFLEESTESGVRSFPPRPVRFACRCSRAKVADVLRMLGEEEVESILAEQGAVETECDFCAKAYRFDAVDCRQVFKTDLLADATRPPSSGH